The Hypomesus transpacificus isolate Combined female unplaced genomic scaffold, fHypTra1 scaffold_30, whole genome shotgun sequence genome segment ACGGCACAGTGACTACTTTGCCCCATTTAAATAGACTTAATGACAAAAATCAAGATTAGAAACACAATACCAATTAAAGGATCTTGATTTATTCTATAACATACCAAAAGTATGTAAGTATTCAGTACATGATGCATCAACTTTGAATTTAAATTATTTTCAGGATGAATTAAGTATTATTTCAATGAGCTGTAAGTGACCAACCAATTTGAGCACATCTATATCTGCTTGCttgcttcctctctgtctgtcttcctgtctgtgctgCAGTACTCTGAGGATGTTGAGGAGGCAGAGTGGGTTGTGCAGGTTCTGAATAGCACAGGAAAGCTTGTGGCTGCTAACATGTGTATCGGACTAGAGAGAGACATGCATGGAATCATCCCAGGGTACTGTGCTGTCAGACTGGTGAAGGCTGGTGAGAACCATCTCAGATTAAAAACATCTCTCTCATTGCCATTGCTGTCTCTCATTCCTACCGTTTATAGTACTTGTCTGTTGCCCGAAACAAACCCTGACTCCCAATTGTTTTGCTCGGTCACCCTCTTTTTCTGCCCAGATTATTGGGGTCAGCTGCCATTTTTACCCCATGacctgtgtggaggctgtgaaaAGGGTGGAGGGTGCGGACAAGGCTGGGCTCTCTGCCGACTACTTCGTGCAGCCTCTGGTGTGGCACATCCTCGACAACATGCAGGTGCACACACTcaatctcacacagacacacaacatacCCATATACTAACAGATTGATAGGGTTATTACTAAATGCAGTGACTACTTTATTGAAAGGGATGCTGCTCAGGTCATGAACAACATTTCGTTATCCGCAGTCATCTACTTATGGTTAGTAAAGTTCCGGTCCTAAACTATGAGGAGAACTCTCCCACAGCAGTAAACTCCTGTGGGTTAAACTAGTAACACCTACAGTAGCCCCATTCACGACCTGGAGGGCAGGAACAGAAGTAAACACAGGCCTTGTGTAACTGGGTCTGCCAATCAGAGCCTGGCATGGGCAGACCCCTCCCCTGCTGTGGACAGTTATATAGCGTCTCTCCACAACATCTGctacctctcacacacccagGAGTCATCGAGGTTCCCCTTCAAGTTAACTGACCACATAGCTGAGGAGAAAGCTCTGAAGACATGGCACCATCAGGAACCAGGGTAAGTGCAGCAGCTGCTCCTGTActgctgttgttgctgtgcAGAAGGCTGCATTATGGTACATTATTACTTCATTTAGTAGATGCTTTTTCCAATGCAAAATAGTGAATATAGAAAGTACAGTATTTTGAATCAATGACAGGTCAGTATTGAACATCAACAGTGCAAAACAATCACATATCAGCCACAGAGATATAAAAAGATCTCAACTACATTATTGCATGTTACAGTCCCGTAAAAAGATGACATCAAAGTGCAACAACATACCCTGCAATGTGTATTTCATCTGTGTGAATTTCATTTGTGCCTCATTGTACCATTTTTGCATATTTGcactacatttattcatttacactacatttacatttatcatTTGTTATTCATGCATGCAGATTACTTTAACAATATGTTTAAGTAGATCTATATGTACAGTGGTAAAACTTGGGTACACCTTGCATTAAACCATTAACATGagaatgtaaaatgtaactGAATTCTAAGAGTGCCAAAACCAAGCTTGACAGGAGCCACGTGCTTGAGCTGACTTGTTTGTAGTTCAAAACAGAAGCTTAGGGCTGAGGGAAATTATTTTAGCATCAGGCTGGAAATTGAGGCATAACAAATGTTGTATTTGTTGCAACAGGCGTTTGCTGGTTATGGCACGTCAATGATTTTATTCACCAGGTGTAAAAACAATTAGATTGATCGTCATGATCATTTACGTAGGGCGTACTGGAACGTCTTAATGCCGGTGAGGTGGTAATCGGAGATGGGGGTTTCGTCTTTGCCCTGGAGAAGAGAGGGTATGTGAAGGCTGGACCATGGACACCAGAGGCCGCCGCGGAGCACCCTGAAGCCGGTAAAATTCAAATTCTCATCCACTTTCGATCAACATACAAGATGTAAACTGGAACTTTTGTGGCCCTGCCTCAGTCTATTTCCATTCCGAAGAGGCAGAAATGGAGATATCCCACTTAGGAATTCCGTGTCCTTCTTGTGATATTCAGTGCGACAGCTGCACAGGGAGTTCCTGAGAGCGGGAGCAAATGTCATGCAGACGTTCACATTCTACGCCAGCGATGACAAGCTTGAGAACAGGGGCAACAGCCTTAGCTTCACAGTAAGTAATACAACATGCGTAACACTTTTATTAGGGGTGACGCATATCTAGATGTTTAGATATGCTGTTGCACatactaaataaatgtatggaTTGTAAGTATTTACGTTAGTAGTAACATGTCAATGTACCCTACCTGTTGTCTCCCACACGTGGCACTGACAGACTACCTTTAACTGTCCCACCTGTTCACCAGCCTACCTTGAACTGTCCCACTTGTTTACCTATGCAGGGAGCCCAGATCAACCAAGCAGCCTGTAACCTCGCCAGGGAAGTAGCCAATGAGGGGGATGCCCTGGTGGCAGGGGGCGTGTCCCAGACACCCTCCTACCTGAGCTGTAAGAGCGAGACGGAGGTGAAGGCCATCTTCCAGAAGCAGCTGGATGTCTTCATCAAGAATAATGTGGACTTCCTGATTGCTGAGGTACAGAGTGGAATGTATTCCAACTATATTTTGAGTACATAATGCAATGGGCTTCACAGGGAAAAGGGCATCTTTTTGCTGCAAGGCCTTGAGAACACTGAGAAACAGGTTGTCATGTtgaacacacaaagacatactgaatcttcctgtctgtcttgcAGTACTTTGAGCACGTGGAGGAGGCAGAGTGGGCTGTGCAGGTTCTGAAGAGCACAGGAAAGCCTGTGGCTGCTAACCTTTGTATTGGACCAGAGGGAGACATGCATGGAGTTAGCCCAGGGGACTGTGCTGTCAGACTGGTGAAAGCTGGTATGTATTCAAGCCCACAGTTAATGGCTTCACTGATACCTGTCATCAACacagtaaataaaataaaatgaattatAGGACACTAAATGGTTAATTATCCTTACTTTTAGTTTCATAGGTTTGTTTACCTGACACTAATTATAGCCCATATGAGTTGTGACAGTGTGCATCTGATGGCTGTTCCCACACATCAAGACAACATCTAAAAAGACCTCCCTTGGCTCAAGTAAAACTCCCATCTCCAGGCCTCCCTTAGCCTCAGAAAACCTCCCATTTCCAGACCTCCCTTAGCCTCAGTTAACCTCCCATCTTCAAACTTCCGTGTGAAGTTCTGGACCCCAGT includes the following:
- the LOC124463667 gene encoding betaine--homocysteine S-methyltransferase 1-like — translated: MAPSGTRGVLERLNAGEVVIGDGGFVFALEKRGYVKAGPWTPEAAAEHPEAVRQLHREFLRAGANVMQTFTFYASDDKLENRGNSLSFTGAQINQAACNLAREVANEGDALVAGGVSQTPSYLSCKSETEVKAIFQKQLDVFIKNNVDFLIAEYFEHVEEAEWAVQVLKSTGKPVAANLCIGPEGDMHGVSPGDCAVRLVKAGADIVGVNCHFDPMTCVEAVKKMKEGVEKAGLRAHYMVQPLAFHTPDCNCQGFIDLPEFPFGLEPRILTRWDMQKYAREAYNAGIRYIGGCCGFEPYHIRAVAEELAPERGGLLPSASEKHGPWGAGLEMHTKPWVRARARKDYWASLKPASGRPQCPSLSSPDSWGVTKGHVELMQQKEATTKDQLKPLFEKAKTH